A single genomic interval of Corvus cornix cornix isolate S_Up_H32 chromosome 1, ASM73873v5, whole genome shotgun sequence harbors:
- the P2RY8 gene encoding P2Y purinoceptor 8 yields MVKNESHLDVLTLAMLQNKTVSITLPVVYTVVALISIPGNLFSLWVLCSHIKPKTPSVIFMINLSITDLMLACCFPFQIIYHIQNNDWTFGKTLCSLVTVMFYSNMYSSILTMTFISMERYMGVVHPLKLIKWRRKRYALAACLAMWIFLLLAFYPLETTDLTYEVKELGIITCFDVLKWDMLPTFAAWVAFLLTLFILLFLIPFIVTVGCYIGIIRKLIQTSSRYGNKQKTRSIYLATIVLLVFITCFAPNNFILLAHMISRLFYNSSLYPAYKLTLCLSCLNNCIDPFIYYFASKEFYQKFMQLFCPTVLLSDSLENRRESLFSGRTMSVRSMSSGPMDGLEGVKVNLQRQESVF; encoded by the coding sequence ATGGTTAAAAACGAATCCCACCTGGACGTTTTGACGCTGGCAATGCTCCAGAATAAAACTGTCTCCATCACCCTCCCAGTTGTGTATACAGTGGTGGCTCTAATCAGCATCCCTGGCAACTTGTTCTCCCTTTGGGTGCTCTGCAGTCACATCAAACCGAAAACACCTTCTGTTATCTTCATGATCAACTTAAGCATCACAGACCTTATGCTGGcctgctgttttcccttccaGATTATTTATCACATCCAAAACAATGACTGGACATTTGGCAAGACTCTTTGCAGCCTTGTGACAGTGATGTTCTACTCCAACATGTATTCTTCCATACTGACCATGACCTTTATCAGCATGGAGCGTTACATGGGTGTGGTACACCCCTTGAAGCTGATCaagtggagaagaaaaaggtatGCCTTGGCTGCCTGCCTAGCTATGTGGATTTTCTTGCTACTAGCCTTCTACCCACTAGAAACTACAGATCTGACCTATGAAGTGAAAGAATTAGGGATTATAACCTGTTTTGATGTCCTAAAATGGGATATGCTGCCCACCTTTGCAGCTTGGGTAGCCTTTCTCCTCACTTTATTCATTTTGCTCTTCCTGATCCCTTTTATTGTAACAGTTGGATGCTACATTGGTATCATTAGGAAGCTAATTCAGACATCGAGCAGATATGGTAATAAGCAGAAGACTAGATCCATATACCTGGCAACAATTGTCCTTCTGGTGTTCATCACTTGCTTTGCCCCCAATAACTTCATCCTACTTGCACATATGATCAGCCGCCTATTTTACAACAGCAGTTTGTACCCTGCCTACAAGCTCACCTTGTGCCTCAGTTGCCTCAACAACTGCATAGACCCcttcatttattattttgcatCAAAAGAATTTTACCAGAAATTCATGCAATTGTTTTGCCCTACGGTGCTGCTCAGCGACAGcttggaaaacagaagggaaagtTTATTCTCTGGCAGGACCATGTCAGTCAGATCAATGTCAAGTGGACCTATGGATGGGTTAGAGGGAGTAAAGGTCAATTTGCAAAGGCAGGAAAGTGTTTTTTAG